The following nucleotide sequence is from Bacteroidia bacterium.
CAATTTCCCTTCGACCTTTTATAAGGTTTTACAACTAACCGGTTACATATCATACTTCTATACCAATCTACATGTATCCGCTTTCCTCTAAAATTCAGTCTTGGAAATGTTTATATCATGTACACTGCCCCACCATAACTCACTTACATACAACACCTGCTTTTTACTATCGCTGTCAGAACAGGTGGATGAGCTGATTGGGGCTTGTTGTAAACTTCTGCTAACGCATTAAATTCTTCGAGGCTTCAACCAGTGGCAGTTTTACATTTCTTTTCAGTTTTAAGATTATGAAAAATATGCGCCATAATTTGTAAGATTACTAAGCCAAATTAATCAATTCATTGATAATCAATAACCAAAAGGTCTATTATTTTTGCATAGACCAGCCCCATAAATTTTGGTTAACTACATAAAGATAGTAAATTATATTAACGTATCCAACTGTAAAGCATACTATTTTTACAAATTTGTTTTAGATGTAAAAGCACTTTAAAGTACATGATAAAAATCACCTGTTAAAAATTGATTGCCTTTAGGTTAATATTTAGAGCAGTATAACTCCAAAGTTGTGCCGTATTTAGATACGCTACATGAATCTTCCACTGATAAAGAGCACTTCATACTTAGGCTATCACGCTACAAAGATGCAAGTTCTTAAAGTTATTAATTCAGTAGGTAAAGTGTCTTATATATCTTCATGAAATCATGCACGCTGACTTCTTTTAGGGTAAGTGTAACAATGTTTATGGAATATGCTTATAAATTCTTACTTACATAAATAGCATTCCACTCATATAATTTTCTATTTACGTATATAGAAGGTATAATGTCGAAAAGCAGGAAATTTTTTTCTCTGAGGAAGCTATCAATTTCATAGTATTTTATTCCTGACTCATAGTCCTCGTGGTTTTGCATTTCAACGATAACAATATTGGTTCTTTGAAGCATATTTTCGCCGCCTTTCAATACTTCTAACTCGTAACCCTGTACATCTAATTTAACAATATTAAAATACTCGTTGATGTCTTTGAATATTGTATCCAACTTAACAATCTTTACTCTTTCTGTTTTGATTTCTTGTAATGCAGAGTTTAGATATGTATTATCATGATTAGGGTTTATTTTTAGTAAAGAAGAAGATAGGTAATTAGCTGTAACATGTATTTCGATTTCTGAAAAATCTAATATAGGGTTACCTAATGCTAAGTTAAATGTGTTGATATTAGAATAGCTACCTACTTTCTCTGATAATTTTTTAAAGCTTTCCTCTATGGGCTCAAATGCATATATTTTAGCATGTGGAAAGTTATTTGCGAAAGTAACGCATGTATCACCATAAGCACTTCCTATATCTATAACGCTAAGTGACTTATCTAAATTCAGTAAATCTACTAAAGTAATAGCTTTTTTGATGTGCTTTTCGTAATTAAGAACTGAGGGTAGAGATTCTATTTCTTCTCCAATAAATTCTTTATGGTTGGAAAGAAACTTTCTTAGTGCTTGTTTATCTTGATGAAAGTAACCATTTACAATATCTATTAGTAGTGGTTGTATTATTGAAAATTTGTAAAAAGCAATATCTAAAAGGCGATAAATTATCTGAATAAAAAATTTCATAAGTTTTAACTTGTTTTACGTAATTGATGTATAGATAAGACACTACGGCGATAACTGCAAATAGATGTAAGTATGGAAAATAGCTTTCCTATTTTCATTTCCATTACTATTCGCCGGTCATACACG
It contains:
- a CDS encoding FkbM family methyltransferase, with translation MKFFIQIIYRLLDIAFYKFSIIQPLLIDIVNGYFHQDKQALRKFLSNHKEFIGEEIESLPSVLNYEKHIKKAITLVDLLNLDKSLSVIDIGSAYGDTCVTFANNFPHAKIYAFEPIEESFKKLSEKVGSYSNINTFNLALGNPILDFSEIEIHVTANYLSSSLLKINPNHDNTYLNSALQEIKTERVKIVKLDTIFKDINEYFNIVKLDVQGYELEVLKGGENMLQRTNIVIVEMQNHEDYESGIKYYEIDSFLREKNFLLFDIIPSIYVNRKLYEWNAIYVSKNL